In the genome of Candidatus Microbacterium phytovorans, one region contains:
- a CDS encoding o-succinylbenzoate synthase, whose amino-acid sequence MTLPALDDLLATARVVSLPLATRFRGLDTREALLLEGPEGWSEFSPFVEYDDAEAAVWLAAAIDFGWNRQPSAQRTAIPVNATVPAVSASEVGAVLARFPGCRTAKVKVAERGQVLADDVARVRAVRDALGPEGRIRIDANGAWNVDEAEHALHDLSPFDLEYAEQPCASVAELAELRQRIGDWDIPIAADESVRKASDPLAVARAGAADLLVIKAQPLGGIRRALEIVAATGLPAVVSSALDTSIGLSMGALLAAAATDLDYDCGLGTAALLAADVSEEPLLPEGGAIPVRRVTASPALLERHAASAERRDWWLARLGRCRRLLDTDAGAGADAEAGAAG is encoded by the coding sequence ATGACCCTCCCCGCTCTCGACGACCTCCTCGCGACGGCGCGCGTCGTCAGCCTTCCCCTCGCGACCCGCTTCCGCGGCCTCGACACGAGAGAGGCACTGCTCCTGGAGGGCCCTGAAGGCTGGAGCGAGTTCTCCCCCTTCGTCGAGTACGACGACGCGGAGGCCGCGGTGTGGCTCGCCGCCGCGATCGACTTCGGTTGGAACCGGCAACCATCCGCGCAGCGCACCGCGATCCCCGTCAACGCGACCGTTCCCGCCGTGTCCGCCAGCGAGGTCGGCGCCGTCCTGGCCCGGTTCCCCGGATGCCGTACCGCCAAGGTGAAGGTGGCCGAACGCGGACAGGTGCTCGCCGACGACGTCGCACGCGTGCGCGCCGTCCGCGACGCCCTCGGCCCGGAGGGACGCATCCGGATCGACGCCAACGGCGCCTGGAACGTCGACGAGGCCGAGCACGCGCTCCACGACCTCTCGCCCTTCGACCTCGAGTACGCCGAGCAGCCCTGCGCGAGCGTCGCCGAACTGGCCGAACTGCGACAGCGGATCGGCGACTGGGACATCCCGATCGCCGCCGACGAGAGTGTGCGGAAGGCCTCGGACCCGCTCGCCGTCGCGCGCGCGGGCGCGGCCGACCTGCTCGTGATCAAGGCGCAGCCGCTCGGCGGCATCCGGCGCGCCCTCGAGATCGTCGCCGCCACGGGGCTTCCCGCGGTCGTCTCCAGCGCGCTCGACACGAGCATCGGCCTGTCGATGGGGGCGCTGCTGGCGGCCGCCGCGACCGACCTCGACTACGACTGCGGACTGGGCACCGCGGCACTCCTCGCCGCCGACGTCAGCGAGGAGCCCCTGCTTCCCGAAGGTGGCGCCATCCCCGTCCGCCGCGTCACGGCGTCACCGGCCCTCCTCGAGCGGCACGCGGCCTCCGCCGAGCGGCGCGACTGGTGGCTCGCGCGCCTGGGCCGCTGCCGCCGGCTCCTCGACACCGACGCGGGCGCCGGCGCAGACGCAGAGGCAGGCGCAGCGGGCTGA
- a CDS encoding helix-turn-helix domain containing protein → MTDLESRPASRRREQTRARLLDAAHEVFAEVGMDAASVEAICERAGFTRGAFYSNFESKDELFLALIRQLAEAKLEEVALRVRGLDPTDLRDPATVVRKVVGASLGERMEPQLVSEIRTQALRDPRLAGAYLAWRDALRSRVEDIVGHVVESFGLRLRLPLEETAQLLVDVSDDTCARATLEGRSQAEVNEVLNQRLERLVGALVEPPAS, encoded by the coding sequence ATGACGGATCTCGAGTCGCGCCCGGCATCCCGCCGCCGCGAGCAGACGCGGGCTCGCCTGCTCGACGCGGCGCACGAGGTGTTCGCCGAGGTCGGGATGGATGCCGCGTCGGTCGAGGCCATCTGCGAGCGGGCGGGCTTCACCCGTGGAGCGTTCTACTCCAACTTCGAGTCGAAGGACGAGCTGTTCCTCGCGCTCATCCGGCAGCTCGCGGAGGCGAAGCTGGAGGAAGTGGCGCTGCGCGTGCGCGGGCTCGACCCCACGGACCTGCGCGATCCCGCGACCGTCGTCCGGAAGGTCGTCGGCGCGAGTCTCGGCGAGCGGATGGAGCCGCAGCTCGTGAGCGAGATCCGCACCCAGGCGCTGCGCGACCCGCGGCTTGCGGGCGCCTATCTCGCGTGGCGCGACGCGCTCCGGTCGCGGGTGGAGGACATCGTCGGCCACGTCGTGGAATCGTTCGGCCTGCGCCTGCGGCTCCCGCTGGAGGAGACGGCGCAGCTGCTCGTGGACGTCTCCGACGACACGTGCGCACGCGCGACGCTGGAGGGCCGTTCCCAGGCGGAGGTGAACGAGGTGCTCAACCAGCGCCTGGAGCGGCTGGTCGGAGCGCTCGTGGAGCCCCCGGCATCCTGA
- a CDS encoding MMPL family transporter, which produces MSTLLYSLGRWSYRHPWRVLVSWLLVLGVVGGAVGAGLATGFIKGTDNSFSIPGTEAQEGIALLDRTFPQASGTSAQLVIVAPEGDRVDEAPVSGIIDDAIDDLEGLDGVLAVTDPFDEMVTGLVSDDGQAAIVRLQFDGQATDVSAETKAALTDVAAQTREAMPAGSQVAIGGDLFSTSVPALSLIEAVGVLIALFVLIVTFRSIAVAWFPLASALIGVGLAIALIYVSSAFASISSTTPMLALMLGLAVGIDYALFIVARHQDQVRAGIEPEESAARATGTAGSAVVFAGVTVLIALIGLGFANIPFLTTMGIAAAGAVAIAVVVALTLTPALLGFAKERVRGWSRRAPRAARRSRGRTARPRRGFAERWVTAVTRRPIVTTLAVIVGLGIVAIPAASLHLALPNAGVQPKSSEARQAYDLTAEHFGPGSNGPLIMTGTIVTSTDPLGLMEDLAAEVEKVPGVREVALATPNETADTGLIQIVPETAPDDPATAQLVRDLRAQHDRLLDEYGVDLKVTGFTAVGIDISDRLGAALLPFGLFVVGLSLVLLMIVFRSIWVPIKAAAGYLLSVAAAFGVVAAVFEWGWFADLLHVTRTGPVISFMPIILMGVLFGLAMDYEVFLVSRMREDFVHANRSRDGRAERATAIGAVRSGFTASARVVTAAAVIMFAVFAAFVPEGDSSIKPIALGLAVGIAVDAFIVRMTLVPAVMALLGEKAWWMPRWLDRLLPHFDIEGEAVERELALAEWPEDAATTPLVGEGVGVRADGATADEDVTVFADADFRLPHGGTLVASHPDPRVGRTFALMVAGRVAPNEGRLRVAGHLLPGRAAWVRAHVGVALLDGSTEPLRELRRALAGGTRLVVIDGLDLLTGGERDQAAALLRDAATALRERRGDAGSPLTVVATVRRDGPALDLLADAHRPSVTPLALSGNDAGTDSRRTPSSDLPSDLSSDTQVMQ; this is translated from the coding sequence GTGTCCACTCTCCTGTACTCCCTCGGCCGCTGGTCGTACCGCCACCCGTGGCGTGTGCTCGTGTCGTGGCTCCTCGTGCTGGGCGTCGTCGGCGGTGCCGTGGGAGCCGGGCTCGCGACCGGGTTCATCAAGGGCACCGACAACTCCTTCTCCATCCCCGGCACCGAAGCCCAGGAGGGCATCGCCCTTCTCGACCGCACCTTCCCCCAGGCCAGCGGCACGAGCGCGCAGCTCGTCATCGTCGCCCCCGAGGGTGATCGGGTCGACGAGGCGCCGGTCTCGGGGATCATCGACGACGCGATCGACGACCTCGAGGGCCTCGACGGGGTGCTGGCCGTCACCGACCCCTTCGACGAGATGGTCACGGGCCTCGTGTCCGACGACGGGCAGGCCGCGATCGTGCGCCTGCAGTTCGACGGCCAGGCCACCGACGTCTCCGCCGAGACGAAGGCGGCACTCACCGACGTGGCCGCACAGACCAGGGAGGCGATGCCCGCGGGCTCGCAGGTCGCGATCGGCGGCGACCTCTTCTCCACGTCCGTTCCCGCGCTCTCCCTCATCGAGGCGGTGGGCGTGCTCATCGCCCTGTTCGTCCTCATCGTCACCTTCCGCTCGATCGCCGTCGCCTGGTTCCCGCTCGCGAGCGCCCTCATCGGCGTCGGCCTGGCGATCGCCCTCATCTACGTGTCGAGCGCCTTCGCGTCGATCTCCTCCACCACGCCCATGCTGGCCCTCATGCTGGGACTGGCCGTCGGCATCGACTACGCGCTGTTCATCGTCGCCCGCCACCAGGACCAGGTGCGGGCGGGGATCGAGCCGGAGGAGTCCGCCGCCCGCGCGACGGGAACCGCGGGATCGGCGGTGGTCTTCGCGGGCGTCACGGTGCTCATCGCCCTCATCGGACTCGGCTTCGCGAACATCCCCTTCCTCACCACGATGGGCATCGCCGCGGCGGGGGCCGTCGCGATCGCCGTCGTCGTCGCCCTCACCCTCACGCCGGCCCTGCTCGGGTTCGCCAAGGAACGCGTCCGCGGGTGGTCTCGCCGCGCCCCCCGCGCGGCCCGTCGCAGCCGGGGCCGCACGGCGCGACCGCGGCGCGGCTTCGCCGAGCGCTGGGTCACCGCCGTCACCCGGCGCCCGATCGTCACCACCCTCGCCGTCATCGTCGGTCTCGGCATCGTCGCGATCCCCGCCGCGAGCCTCCACCTCGCCCTCCCCAACGCGGGCGTCCAGCCCAAGTCCAGCGAAGCCCGCCAGGCCTACGACCTGACGGCGGAGCATTTCGGCCCCGGCTCGAACGGGCCGCTCATCATGACCGGGACGATCGTCACGTCGACCGATCCCCTCGGGCTCATGGAAGACCTCGCCGCCGAGGTCGAGAAGGTTCCCGGCGTACGCGAGGTCGCCCTCGCGACACCCAACGAGACCGCCGACACGGGCCTCATCCAGATCGTCCCCGAGACCGCACCGGACGACCCCGCCACGGCACAGCTCGTCCGCGACCTCCGGGCCCAGCACGACCGTCTGCTCGACGAGTACGGCGTCGACCTGAAGGTCACGGGCTTCACGGCCGTCGGCATCGACATCTCCGACCGCCTGGGCGCCGCCCTCCTGCCGTTCGGCCTCTTCGTCGTCGGGCTCTCCCTCGTCCTCCTCATGATCGTCTTCCGCTCCATCTGGGTGCCGATCAAGGCCGCCGCCGGCTACCTCCTGTCGGTCGCCGCCGCGTTCGGCGTCGTCGCCGCCGTCTTCGAGTGGGGCTGGTTCGCCGATCTGCTGCACGTGACGCGGACCGGGCCCGTCATCAGCTTCATGCCGATCATCCTCATGGGCGTGCTGTTCGGCCTCGCGATGGACTACGAGGTCTTCCTCGTCTCGCGGATGCGCGAGGACTTCGTGCACGCCAACCGCTCCCGCGACGGACGCGCCGAGCGCGCGACGGCGATCGGCGCCGTCCGCAGCGGCTTCACGGCATCCGCGCGCGTCGTCACCGCCGCGGCCGTCATCATGTTCGCGGTCTTCGCGGCGTTCGTCCCCGAGGGGGATTCGTCGATCAAACCCATTGCGCTGGGCCTGGCCGTGGGCATCGCGGTCGACGCGTTCATCGTGCGCATGACGCTCGTCCCCGCCGTCATGGCGCTCCTCGGCGAGAAGGCGTGGTGGATGCCGCGCTGGCTCGACCGTCTGCTCCCCCACTTCGACATCGAGGGCGAAGCGGTCGAACGCGAGCTCGCGCTGGCCGAGTGGCCGGAGGATGCCGCGACGACACCGCTCGTGGGCGAGGGCGTGGGCGTGCGCGCCGACGGCGCCACCGCCGACGAGGACGTCACGGTCTTTGCGGATGCCGACTTCCGCCTGCCCCACGGCGGCACGCTCGTCGCGTCGCACCCCGATCCCCGGGTCGGTCGCACGTTCGCGCTCATGGTCGCCGGACGGGTGGCGCCGAACGAAGGCCGGTTGCGGGTCGCAGGCCACCTCCTGCCGGGGCGTGCGGCCTGGGTCCGCGCTCACGTCGGCGTCGCGCTGCTCGACGGTTCGACCGAGCCGCTGCGGGAGCTCCGGCGCGCGTTGGCCGGCGGCACGCGCCTCGTCGTGATCGACGGACTCGACCTCCTCACCGGCGGCGAGCGCGACCAGGCCGCCGCCCTGCTGCGCGATGCTGCCACCGCCCTGCGCGAGCGCCGCGGCGACGCCGGCTCGCCGCTCACGGTCGTCGCGACCGTGAGACGCGACGGCCCCGCCCTCGACCTCCTCGCCGATGCGCACCGCCCCTCGGTGACGCCGCTCGCGCTCTCCGGGAACGATGCCGGCACCGACTCCCGGCGCACCCCCTCCTCCGACCTCCCCTCCGATCTCTCTTCCGACACGCAGGTGATGCAGTGA
- a CDS encoding YhgE/Pip domain-containing protein, translating into MTSSTTPLERARSARPVTWVTIVGVLLLPVLIGGILVAALYNPVDRLDSMRAAIVNNDEPVTIDDQYVPLGRQLSAGLVEGSDELESNLDWTISNTDDARDGLADGTYDAVITIPENFSAAATSTAPGGTPEQATIQVATAPDSLIVDDAITAQVTQTAASVLGQQLSETYLENVFLGFTTLGDKLGEAADGAGDLADGAGSAADGAVSLADGVTKLADGTGQFASGIRDLSSGAAELGDGAGGIASGASGIADGTSQVAGGIDALGEGADALGDGLGALASATYDAQSGAQQIAAGVDGGADDLREDGIVPTDLTDLADQTATTAATAATAASGVASGLDALSDQCLDAGADPAFCDQLAELQTAADGSAQAAAGTETLAGYTSGGLGQFAAEAPEELAAQLTTIAESVRTLGAGLGQIGDGIDATASGAGDLASGAGELASGAGDLADGAQQLSSGAAQLSAGAGAFADGAATAASGADDLASGADAAASGADDLADGVGKLADGTDELADGLGQATDGIPSYTDQQATDLATVVANPVAAEGIGTSLFGASAVPLLAVLALWFGSLGSFIALQAVPRHALSSRRPSALLAARNLAPAAGIGALQGLLVAGVVQLAAGYDWGDWSVFAVLAVVAGVAFAAVNQALVAVFGGAGRWIAALIGVLAVATGVVSTVPGVLASVAGLMPTAPAYNALLAALTPAGGVAAGVVGLLVWAALAFVATVVAVARRRTTSARALLASPA; encoded by the coding sequence ATGACCAGCTCGACCACCCCCCTGGAGCGCGCCCGCTCCGCCCGCCCCGTGACGTGGGTGACGATCGTGGGCGTGCTGCTGCTGCCCGTGCTCATCGGCGGCATCCTCGTCGCAGCGCTGTACAACCCGGTCGACCGCCTCGACAGCATGCGGGCCGCGATCGTCAACAACGACGAGCCCGTCACGATCGACGATCAGTACGTGCCGCTCGGACGCCAGCTGAGCGCCGGCCTCGTCGAGGGCTCCGACGAGCTCGAGAGCAACCTGGACTGGACGATCTCCAACACCGACGACGCCCGCGACGGCCTCGCCGACGGCACGTACGACGCCGTCATCACGATTCCCGAGAACTTCTCGGCGGCGGCGACCTCCACGGCCCCCGGCGGCACTCCCGAGCAGGCGACGATCCAGGTCGCGACGGCGCCCGACAGCCTCATCGTCGACGACGCCATCACGGCGCAGGTCACGCAGACCGCCGCCTCCGTGCTCGGCCAGCAGCTGTCGGAGACGTACCTCGAGAACGTGTTCCTCGGCTTCACCACCCTCGGCGACAAGCTGGGCGAAGCAGCCGACGGCGCGGGCGACCTCGCCGACGGCGCGGGCAGCGCCGCCGACGGCGCCGTCTCGCTCGCCGACGGCGTCACGAAGCTCGCCGACGGCACCGGACAGTTCGCGTCCGGCATCCGCGACCTGTCGTCCGGCGCCGCGGAGCTCGGCGACGGCGCGGGGGGCATCGCCTCGGGCGCGTCGGGCATCGCCGACGGCACGAGCCAGGTGGCGGGCGGCATCGACGCGCTCGGCGAAGGGGCGGACGCGTTGGGTGACGGCCTGGGAGCGCTGGCGTCCGCCACCTACGACGCGCAGAGCGGGGCGCAGCAGATCGCGGCCGGCGTCGACGGCGGCGCCGACGACCTGCGGGAGGACGGCATCGTCCCCACGGACCTCACCGACCTCGCCGACCAGACCGCCACCACCGCCGCGACCGCGGCCACGGCAGCCAGCGGTGTGGCATCGGGGCTCGACGCCCTGTCGGACCAGTGCCTCGACGCGGGCGCCGACCCCGCCTTCTGCGACCAGCTCGCCGAGCTCCAGACCGCCGCCGACGGTTCGGCGCAGGCCGCAGCGGGCACCGAGACCCTCGCCGGGTACACGTCCGGCGGTCTCGGCCAGTTCGCCGCGGAGGCGCCCGAGGAGCTCGCCGCGCAGCTCACGACGATCGCCGAGTCCGTGCGCACGCTCGGCGCGGGCCTCGGGCAGATCGGTGACGGCATCGACGCGACCGCCAGCGGCGCGGGCGACCTCGCGTCGGGCGCGGGCGAGCTCGCCTCCGGCGCCGGCGACCTCGCCGACGGGGCGCAGCAGCTGTCCTCCGGCGCGGCGCAGCTCTCCGCCGGGGCGGGTGCGTTCGCCGACGGCGCCGCCACCGCCGCCTCCGGAGCCGACGACCTCGCATCGGGCGCCGACGCGGCGGCCAGCGGCGCCGACGACCTCGCCGACGGCGTCGGAAAGCTGGCCGACGGCACCGACGAGCTCGCAGACGGACTGGGGCAGGCGACCGACGGCATCCCGTCCTACACCGACCAGCAGGCCACCGACCTGGCGACGGTCGTGGCGAACCCGGTCGCCGCCGAGGGCATCGGCACGTCGCTGTTCGGCGCGTCGGCGGTGCCGCTCCTGGCGGTGCTCGCCCTCTGGTTCGGATCACTCGGCTCGTTCATCGCGCTGCAGGCCGTCCCGCGCCACGCGCTCAGCTCGCGCCGACCGTCGGCGCTGCTGGCGGCACGCAACCTCGCTCCCGCCGCGGGTATCGGCGCGCTCCAGGGCCTGCTCGTCGCGGGCGTCGTGCAGCTTGCCGCCGGATACGACTGGGGCGACTGGTCGGTATTCGCCGTCCTCGCCGTCGTCGCGGGGGTGGCCTTCGCCGCCGTGAATCAGGCGCTCGTGGCCGTGTTCGGCGGAGCCGGTCGCTGGATCGCCGCGCTCATCGGAGTGCTCGCGGTCGCGACAGGCGTCGTCTCCACGGTGCCGGGCGTCCTGGCATCCGTCGCCGGGCTCATGCCGACCGCGCCCGCCTACAACGCCCTGCTGGCTGCGCTCACTCCCGCCGGCGGAGTAGCGGCCGGCGTCGTGGGACTGCTCGTCTGGGCCGCGCTCGCCTTCGTCGCGACCGTGGTCGCGGTGGCCCGGCGTCGCACGACGAGCGCCCGCGCGCTCCTGGCATCCCCCGCCTGA
- the ccsB gene encoding c-type cytochrome biogenesis protein CcsB: MPDTGLQLEDVSFLLVWTAVAIYALAFIAYAIDLARRSDLAVKAKDAVSERVLVGAGGGSSIDRVRAEEAAALADLEAPLASRKRYLWARIGTSLTVLGFLFHLGGDVLRGIAAGRVPWANNYEFALTGTLLIVAVYLVVLLRYDLRFLGSFITGLIVVFLGGAALAFHVDVTPLADPLKSVWLVIHVFVASLATAFLALAFALSVLQLLQDRRERRAVVAARESDADDAPAGRMRFLRTIPSADALESLAYRFAIVGFIFWTFTLIAGAIWANDAWGRYWGFDTKEVWTFVIWVLYAGYIHARATRGWRGTRSAWLSIVGFSAVLFNFVVVNMFFKGLHAYSGLS, from the coding sequence ATGCCCGACACCGGCCTGCAACTCGAAGACGTCTCGTTCCTCCTGGTCTGGACGGCCGTCGCCATCTACGCGCTCGCGTTCATCGCCTACGCGATCGATCTGGCGCGCCGTAGCGACCTCGCCGTCAAGGCGAAGGATGCCGTGTCCGAGCGGGTGCTCGTCGGTGCGGGCGGCGGCAGCTCGATCGATCGCGTGCGCGCCGAGGAGGCCGCCGCACTGGCCGACCTGGAGGCGCCGCTGGCGTCGCGCAAGCGGTACCTGTGGGCGCGGATCGGCACGTCGCTGACGGTGCTCGGCTTCCTCTTCCACCTCGGCGGCGACGTGCTCCGCGGGATCGCCGCCGGCCGCGTGCCGTGGGCGAACAACTACGAGTTCGCCCTCACCGGCACCCTCCTCATCGTCGCCGTGTACCTCGTCGTGCTGCTGCGCTACGACCTGCGCTTCCTCGGGTCGTTCATCACGGGCCTCATCGTCGTCTTCCTGGGCGGCGCGGCGCTCGCGTTCCACGTCGACGTGACGCCGCTGGCCGACCCCCTCAAGAGCGTGTGGCTCGTGATCCACGTGTTCGTGGCATCCCTCGCCACCGCCTTCCTCGCCCTCGCGTTCGCGCTGTCGGTGCTGCAGCTGCTGCAGGACCGCCGGGAGCGGCGCGCGGTCGTCGCGGCGCGCGAGAGCGACGCCGACGACGCCCCGGCCGGTCGGATGCGCTTCCTGCGCACGATTCCCAGTGCCGACGCGCTCGAATCGCTCGCCTACCGCTTCGCGATCGTGGGCTTCATCTTCTGGACCTTCACACTCATCGCGGGCGCCATCTGGGCCAACGATGCGTGGGGCCGCTACTGGGGCTTCGACACGAAGGAAGTCTGGACCTTCGTCATCTGGGTGCTGTACGCCGGCTACATCCACGCACGCGCGACGCGCGGCTGGCGCGGCACCCGCTCGGCGTGGCTCTCGATCGTCGGATTCTCCGCCGTGCTGTTCAACTTCGTGGTGGTCAACATGTTCTTCAAGGGCCTCCACGCCTACAGCGGCCTGAGCTGA
- a CDS encoding cytochrome c biogenesis protein ResB → MSSSRSDVSDPLRPDDHADNTDHADSADPRETISQPRLGPVGWLRWGWRQLTSMRTALVLLLLLAIAAVPGSIVPQRTADPNGVTQWRTDNPDLYPVLDKLQLFDVYTSAWFSAIYILLFISLIGCVIPRTRHHWNAMKARPPRTPVRLSRLDDHAEATVALPPGTDAAEAEAAAADAVQLAEAQLKASGYRVERYDGRGTASVSAERGYLRETGNLVFHGALVGVLLSVGIGGGLTYTGQTVITEGDSFVNSIGLGYTSFNPGRFVDVENLPPYALTLDRFDVTYTALGEAGQGQAGDFAANLTVTEPGQAPRPGVVRVNHPLELAGDRIYLMGNGYAPTITVRDAEGEIVFREDVEFLPQDANMTSLGVVKVPDGLAEQMGLVGFFYPSAADLHSGAMTSAFGDLVNPVLTLDVYVGDLGIDDGTPRSVYALDTGDMEQLTGRAIDVDSLELAPGDTVDLPNGLGTVTFEDATADGAPEAVKRYVSLSVHRDVGAPFVLVFAILALAGLLAALFIPRRRMWVKATPVEVDGIRSLHLEYAGLARGEDPAIAAAVAELSRRHGSAVDDLLASSPDEAGPSAASPADSSADPKVD, encoded by the coding sequence GTGTCCAGCTCCCGCTCTGACGTCAGCGACCCCCTGCGGCCCGATGATCACGCCGACAACACGGATCACGCCGACTCCGCCGACCCCCGCGAGACGATCTCGCAGCCGCGGCTCGGACCCGTCGGGTGGCTGCGCTGGGGCTGGCGGCAGCTGACGAGCATGCGCACGGCGCTCGTGCTGCTCCTGCTCCTCGCCATCGCGGCAGTGCCCGGGTCGATCGTGCCGCAGCGCACCGCCGACCCGAACGGCGTCACCCAGTGGCGCACGGACAACCCCGACCTGTACCCGGTGCTCGACAAGCTGCAGCTCTTCGACGTGTACACGTCGGCATGGTTCTCGGCGATCTACATCCTGCTGTTCATCTCGCTCATCGGCTGTGTCATCCCGCGTACGCGGCACCACTGGAACGCCATGAAGGCGCGTCCGCCGCGCACGCCCGTGCGCCTGTCGAGGCTCGACGACCACGCCGAGGCGACGGTCGCGCTCCCGCCCGGCACGGACGCCGCGGAGGCCGAGGCGGCCGCGGCCGATGCCGTGCAGCTCGCCGAGGCGCAGTTGAAGGCCTCCGGCTACCGCGTGGAACGCTACGACGGGCGCGGCACGGCATCCGTCTCCGCGGAGCGCGGGTACCTCCGCGAGACCGGCAACCTCGTCTTCCACGGGGCGCTGGTCGGGGTGCTGCTGTCGGTCGGGATCGGCGGCGGACTCACCTACACGGGACAGACCGTCATCACCGAGGGCGACAGCTTCGTCAACTCCATCGGGCTCGGGTACACGTCGTTCAACCCCGGCCGTTTCGTCGACGTCGAGAACCTGCCGCCCTACGCACTGACCCTCGACCGCTTCGACGTCACCTACACGGCGCTGGGGGAGGCCGGCCAAGGGCAGGCGGGCGACTTCGCGGCGAACCTCACCGTCACCGAGCCGGGCCAGGCGCCCCGACCGGGCGTCGTGCGCGTCAACCACCCGCTGGAGCTCGCGGGCGACCGCATCTACCTCATGGGCAACGGCTACGCGCCGACCATCACGGTGCGCGACGCGGAGGGCGAGATCGTCTTCCGCGAGGACGTCGAGTTCCTCCCGCAGGATGCCAACATGACCTCCCTCGGGGTCGTGAAGGTGCCCGACGGACTGGCCGAGCAGATGGGGCTCGTCGGATTCTTCTATCCGAGCGCCGCCGACCTCCACAGCGGGGCGATGACGTCCGCGTTCGGCGACCTGGTCAACCCCGTGCTGACCCTCGACGTCTACGTCGGCGACCTCGGCATCGACGACGGCACGCCGCGCTCCGTCTACGCGCTCGACACGGGCGACATGGAGCAGCTCACGGGACGCGCGATCGACGTGGACTCCCTCGAACTCGCCCCCGGCGACACGGTCGACCTGCCGAACGGACTGGGCACCGTCACCTTCGAGGACGCCACCGCCGACGGTGCGCCGGAAGCGGTCAAGCGCTACGTGTCGCTCTCGGTGCACCGCGACGTCGGAGCGCCGTTCGTGCTGGTGTTCGCGATCCTCGCGCTCGCCGGCCTCCTCGCGGCGCTGTTCATCCCCCGTCGCCGCATGTGGGTGAAGGCGACGCCGGTCGAGGTCGACGGCATCCGCTCCCTGCACCTCGAATACGCGGGGCTCGCCCGCGGGGAGGACCCGGCGATCGCGGCTGCCGTCGCCGAACTGTCCCGCCGTCACGGCAGCGCCGTCGACGACCTCCTCGCGTCGTCGCCCGACGAGGCCGGTCCCTCCGCCGCTTCCCCCGCGGACTCGTCCGCCGACCCGAAAGTAGACTGA
- a CDS encoding cytochrome c biogenesis protein CcdA gives MNPGEVVFDGALWIAIPIAALAGLVSFLSPCVLPLVPGYLGFLGGATSARPAREGRGRLLLGVALFILGFTLVFVAMGVLAGTLGRFFLQYGDLLTRVLGVVVIVMGLVFVGVFGVAQRTLKPQVRSGLGLVGAPLLGIAMGIGWAPCIGPTYTAILSISLTQADPWRAVVLAVAYSLGLGIPFLLIALGVGWAARSTAFFRRHIRVVNIVGGVLLIVLGLLMVTGVWTAVMSSLTGVIGSVQLPL, from the coding sequence GTGAATCCCGGCGAGGTCGTCTTCGACGGCGCCCTGTGGATCGCGATCCCGATCGCGGCGCTCGCGGGGCTCGTCTCCTTCCTCTCGCCGTGCGTCCTCCCGCTCGTACCCGGCTACCTGGGCTTCCTCGGCGGGGCCACCAGCGCCCGGCCCGCCCGCGAGGGCCGCGGGCGCCTCCTTCTCGGCGTCGCGCTGTTCATCCTCGGCTTCACTCTCGTCTTCGTCGCGATGGGGGTGCTCGCCGGCACGCTCGGCCGCTTCTTCCTGCAGTACGGCGACCTCCTCACGCGCGTGCTCGGCGTGGTCGTCATCGTCATGGGGCTCGTGTTCGTCGGGGTCTTCGGCGTCGCCCAGCGCACGCTCAAGCCGCAGGTGCGCTCGGGGCTCGGCCTCGTGGGGGCGCCGCTGCTGGGCATCGCGATGGGCATCGGCTGGGCGCCCTGTATCGGACCCACCTACACCGCGATCCTCTCCATCTCGCTGACGCAGGCAGACCCCTGGCGGGCCGTCGTGCTCGCCGTGGCGTACTCGCTGGGCCTCGGCATCCCGTTCCTGCTCATCGCGCTCGGAGTCGGCTGGGCGGCGCGCTCGACCGCCTTCTTCCGCCGGCACATCCGTGTCGTCAACATCGTCGGAGGCGTGCTGCTGATCGTGCTGGGACTTCTCATGGTCACGGGTGTGTGGACCGCCGTCATGTCGTCGCTGACGGGGGTGATCGGCAGTGTCCAGCTCCCGCTCTGA